From the genome of Saccopteryx bilineata isolate mSacBil1 chromosome 6, mSacBil1_pri_phased_curated, whole genome shotgun sequence, one region includes:
- the ADNP gene encoding activity-dependent neuroprotector homeobox protein isoform X1 — MPCTTILRMWPCSCFALWTTLSVHTETMFQLPVNNLGSLRKARKTVKKILSDIGLEYCKEHIEDFKQFEPNDFYLKNTTWEDVGLWDPSLTKNQDYRTKPFCCSACPFSSKFFSAYKSHFRNVHSEDFENRILLNCPYCTFNADKKTLETHIKIFHAPNASAPSSSLSTFKDKSKNDGLKPKQADSVEQAVYYCKKCTYRDPLYEIVRKHIYREHFQHVAAPYIAKAGEKSLNGAVPLGSNAREECSIHCKRCLFMPKSYEALVQHVIEDHERIGYQVTAMIGHTNVVVPRSKPLMLIAPKPQEKKGMGIQSRIGSLASGNIRSLPSQQMVNRLSIPKPNLNSTGVNMMSNVHLQQNNYGVKSVGQSYGVGQSMRLGLAGNAPVSIPQQSQSVKQLLPSGNGRSYGLGSEQRSQAPARYSLQSANASSLSSGQLKAPSLAQSQASRVLGQSSSKPPVAATGPPSANTSSTQKWKICTICNELFPENVYSVHFEKEHKAEKVPAVANYIMKIHNFTSKCLYCNRYLPTDTLLNHMLIHGLSCPYCRSTFNDVEKMAAHMRMVHIDEEMGPKTDSTLSFDLTLQQGSHTNIHLLVTTYNLRDAPAESVAYHAQNNPPVPPKPQPKVQEKADIPVKSSPQAAVPYKKDVGKTLCPLCFSILKGPISDALAHHLRERHQVIQTVHPVEKKLTYKCIHCLGVYTSNMTASTITLHLVHCRGVGKTQNGQDKTNAPSRLNQSPGLAPVKRTYEQVEFPLLKKRKLEEDSDSPSFFEEKPEEPVVLALDPKGHEDDSYEARKSFLTKYFNKQPYPTRREIEKLAASLWLWKSDIASHFSNKRKKCVRDCEKYKPGVLLGFNMKELNRVKHEMDFDAEWLFENHDEKDSRVNASKTADKKLNLGKEDDSSSDSFENLEEESNGSGSPFDPVFEVDPKIPNDNPEEHIPKVISEDALGSEEKLDQKEDGSKYETIHLTEEPTKLVHDVSDSEVDQDDVVEWKDGASPSESGPGSQQVSDFEDNTCEMKPGTWSDESSQSEDARSSKPAAKKKATMQDDREQLKWKNSSYGKVEGFWSKDQSQWKNASENDERLSNPQIEWQNSTIDSEDGEQFENMTDGVAEPMHGSLTGVKLSSQQA; from the exons AAACTATGTTCCAACTTCCTGTCAACAATCTTGGCAGTTTAAGAAAAGCCCGGAAAACTGTGAAAAAAATACTTAGTGACATTGGGTTGGAATACTGTAAAGAACACATAGAA GATTTTAAACAGTTTGAACCTAATgacttttatttgaaaaacacTACATGGGAGGATGTAGGACTATGGGACCCTTCACTTACAAAAAACCAG GACTATCGGACAAAACCTTTTTGCTGCAGCGCTTGTCCATTTTCTTCAAAATTCTTCTCTGCCTACAAAAGTCATTTCCGGAATGTCCATAGTGAAGACTTTGAAAATAGGATTCTCCTTAATTGCCCTTACTGTACCTTCAATGCAGACAAAAAGACTTTGGAAacacacattaaaatatttcatgctcCAAACGCCAGCGCACCAAGTAGCAGCCTCAGCACTTTCAAAGATAAAAGCAAAAACGATGGCCTTAAACCTAAGCAGGCTGACAGTGTAGAGCAAGCTGTTTATTACTGTAAGAAGTGCACTTACCGAGACCCTCTTTATGAAATAGTTAGGAAGCACATTTACAGGGAACATTTTCAGCATGTGGCAGCACCTTACATAGCAAAGGCAGGCGAAAAATCCCTCAATGGTGCTGTCCCCTTAGGCTCAAATGCCCGGGAAGAGTGTAGTATTCACTGCAAGCGATGCCTTTTCATGCCAAAGTCCTATGAAGCTTTGGTACAACATGTCATCGAAGACCATGAACGCATAGGCTATCAGGTCACTGCCATGATTGGGCACACAAATGTGGTAGTTCCCAGGTCCAAACCTCTGATGCTAATTGCTCCCAAACCTCAAGAGAAGAAGGGCATGGGAATCCAATCAAGAATTGGTTCCCTTGCTTCTGGAAATATCCGGTCTTTACCTTCACAGCAGATGGTGAATCGACTCTCAATACCAAAGCCTAATTTAAATTCTACAGGAGTCAACATGATGTCCAATGTTCACCTACAGCAGAACAACTATGGGGTCAAATCTGTAGGCCAGAGCTATGGCGTTGGTCAGTCGATGAGACTGGGTCTGGCTGGCAATGCACCCGTCTCCATCCCTCAGCAGTCTCAGTCTGTGAAGCAGTTACTTCCAAGTGGAAATGGAAGATCTTACGGGCTTGGGTCAGAGCAGAGATCCCAGGCACCAGCACGATACTCCTTGCAGTCTGCTAATGCCTCTTCTCTCTCATCAGGCCAGTTAAAGGCTCCTTCCCTCGCCCAGTCCCAGGCATCCAGAGTGTTAGGTCAGTCCAGTTCCAAACCTCCGGTAGCTGCCACAGGCCCTCCCTCAGCCAATACTTCCTCAACCCAAAAGTGGAAAATATGTACAATCTGTAACGAGCTTTTTCCTGAAAATGTCTATAGTGtacactttgaaaaagaacataaaGCTGAGAAAGTCCCAGCAGTAGCCAACTACATCATGAAAATACACAATTTTACTAGCAAATGCCTCTACTGTAATCGCTATTTGCCCACCGATACCCTGCTTAACCATATGTTAATTCATGGTCTGTCTTGTCCATATTGCCGTTCAACATTCAATGATGTGGAAAAGATGGCAGCACACATGAGGATGGTTCACATTGATGAAGAGATGGGACCTAAAACAGATTCTACCTTGAGTTTTGATTTGACATTGCAACAGGGTAGTCACACTAACATTCATCTCCTTGTAACCACATACAACCTGAGGGATGCCCCAGCTGAATCTGTTGCTTACCATGCCCAAAATAACCCTCCAGTTCCTCCAAAGCCACAGCCAAAAGTTCAGGAAAAGGCAGACATCCCTGTTAAAAGTTCACCTCAAGCTGCAGTGCCCTATAAAAAAGATGTCGGCAAAACCCTTTGTCCTCTTTGCTTTTCAATCCTGAAAGGACCCATATCTGATGCACTTGCACATCACTTACGAGAGAGGCACCAAGTTATTCAGACGGTTCATCCAGTGGAGAAAAAGCTCACCTACAAATGTATCCATTGCCTTGGTGTGTACACCAGCAACATGACCGCCTCCACCATCACTCTGCATCTAGTTCACTGTAGGGGTGTTGGAAAGACCCAGAATGGCCAGGATAAGACAAATGCCCCCTCTCGGCTGAATCAGTCACCAGGCCTGGCACCTGTGAAGCGCACTTATGAGCAAGTGGAATTTCCATTGCTGAAAAAGCGAAAGTTAGAGGAGGATAGTGATTCGCCCAGCTTCTTTGAAGAGAAGCCTGAGGAACCTGTTGTTCTAGCTTTAGACCCCAAGGGTCATGAAGATGACTCCTACGAAGCCAGGAAAAGCTTCCTAACAAAGTATTTCAACAAACAGCCCTATCCCACCAGAAGAGAAATTGAGAAGCTGGCAGCCAGTTTATGGTTGTGGAAGAGTGACATTGCTTCCCATTTTAGTAACAAGAGGAAGAAGTGTGTCCGAGACTGTGAGAAGTATAAGCCTGGTGTGTTACTGGGCTTCAACATGAAAGAATTAAACAGAGTGAAGCATGAGATGGATTTTGATGCTGAGTGGCTATTTGAAAATCACGATGAGAAGGATTCCAGAGTTAATGCTAGTAAAACTGCTGACAAAAAGCTCAACCTTGGGAAGGAAGATGACAGTTCCTCAGACAGTTTTGAAAATTTGGAAGAAGAATCCAATGGAAGCGGTAGTCCTTTTGACCCTGTTTTTGAAGTGGACCCTAAAATCCCTAATGATAATCCAGAGGAGCACATACCGAAGGTGATTTCTGAAGATGCTCTAGGATCTGAAGAGAAGCTAGACCAAAAAGAGGATGGTTCAAAATATGAAACTATTCATTTGACTGAGGAACCAACCAAACTAGTGCATGACGTTTCTGATAGTGAGGTTGACCAAGATGATGTTGTTGAGTGGAAAGATGGTGCTTCTCCCTCTGAGAGTGGCCCTGGTTCCCAACAAGTGTCAGACTTTGAGGACAACACATGTGAAATGAAACCAGGAACCTGGTCTGATGAGTCTTCCCAGAGCGAAGATGCAAGGAGCAGTAAGCCAGCTGCCAAAAAAAAGGCTACCATGCAAGATGACAGAGAGCAGTTGAAATGGAAGAATAGTTCCTATGGAAAAGTTGAAGGGTTTTGGTCCAAGGACCAGTCACAGTGGAAGAATGCATCTGAAAATGATGAGCGCTTATCCAACCCACAGATTGAGTGGCAGAATAGCACAATTGACAGTGAGGACGGGGAACAGTTTGAGAATATGACTGATGGAGTAGCTGAGCCGATGCATGGCAGCTTAACCGGAGTTAAACTGAGCAGCCAGCAGGCGTAA
- the ADNP gene encoding activity-dependent neuroprotector homeobox protein isoform X2: MFQLPVNNLGSLRKARKTVKKILSDIGLEYCKEHIEDFKQFEPNDFYLKNTTWEDVGLWDPSLTKNQDYRTKPFCCSACPFSSKFFSAYKSHFRNVHSEDFENRILLNCPYCTFNADKKTLETHIKIFHAPNASAPSSSLSTFKDKSKNDGLKPKQADSVEQAVYYCKKCTYRDPLYEIVRKHIYREHFQHVAAPYIAKAGEKSLNGAVPLGSNAREECSIHCKRCLFMPKSYEALVQHVIEDHERIGYQVTAMIGHTNVVVPRSKPLMLIAPKPQEKKGMGIQSRIGSLASGNIRSLPSQQMVNRLSIPKPNLNSTGVNMMSNVHLQQNNYGVKSVGQSYGVGQSMRLGLAGNAPVSIPQQSQSVKQLLPSGNGRSYGLGSEQRSQAPARYSLQSANASSLSSGQLKAPSLAQSQASRVLGQSSSKPPVAATGPPSANTSSTQKWKICTICNELFPENVYSVHFEKEHKAEKVPAVANYIMKIHNFTSKCLYCNRYLPTDTLLNHMLIHGLSCPYCRSTFNDVEKMAAHMRMVHIDEEMGPKTDSTLSFDLTLQQGSHTNIHLLVTTYNLRDAPAESVAYHAQNNPPVPPKPQPKVQEKADIPVKSSPQAAVPYKKDVGKTLCPLCFSILKGPISDALAHHLRERHQVIQTVHPVEKKLTYKCIHCLGVYTSNMTASTITLHLVHCRGVGKTQNGQDKTNAPSRLNQSPGLAPVKRTYEQVEFPLLKKRKLEEDSDSPSFFEEKPEEPVVLALDPKGHEDDSYEARKSFLTKYFNKQPYPTRREIEKLAASLWLWKSDIASHFSNKRKKCVRDCEKYKPGVLLGFNMKELNRVKHEMDFDAEWLFENHDEKDSRVNASKTADKKLNLGKEDDSSSDSFENLEEESNGSGSPFDPVFEVDPKIPNDNPEEHIPKVISEDALGSEEKLDQKEDGSKYETIHLTEEPTKLVHDVSDSEVDQDDVVEWKDGASPSESGPGSQQVSDFEDNTCEMKPGTWSDESSQSEDARSSKPAAKKKATMQDDREQLKWKNSSYGKVEGFWSKDQSQWKNASENDERLSNPQIEWQNSTIDSEDGEQFENMTDGVAEPMHGSLTGVKLSSQQA, from the exons ATGTTCCAACTTCCTGTCAACAATCTTGGCAGTTTAAGAAAAGCCCGGAAAACTGTGAAAAAAATACTTAGTGACATTGGGTTGGAATACTGTAAAGAACACATAGAA GATTTTAAACAGTTTGAACCTAATgacttttatttgaaaaacacTACATGGGAGGATGTAGGACTATGGGACCCTTCACTTACAAAAAACCAG GACTATCGGACAAAACCTTTTTGCTGCAGCGCTTGTCCATTTTCTTCAAAATTCTTCTCTGCCTACAAAAGTCATTTCCGGAATGTCCATAGTGAAGACTTTGAAAATAGGATTCTCCTTAATTGCCCTTACTGTACCTTCAATGCAGACAAAAAGACTTTGGAAacacacattaaaatatttcatgctcCAAACGCCAGCGCACCAAGTAGCAGCCTCAGCACTTTCAAAGATAAAAGCAAAAACGATGGCCTTAAACCTAAGCAGGCTGACAGTGTAGAGCAAGCTGTTTATTACTGTAAGAAGTGCACTTACCGAGACCCTCTTTATGAAATAGTTAGGAAGCACATTTACAGGGAACATTTTCAGCATGTGGCAGCACCTTACATAGCAAAGGCAGGCGAAAAATCCCTCAATGGTGCTGTCCCCTTAGGCTCAAATGCCCGGGAAGAGTGTAGTATTCACTGCAAGCGATGCCTTTTCATGCCAAAGTCCTATGAAGCTTTGGTACAACATGTCATCGAAGACCATGAACGCATAGGCTATCAGGTCACTGCCATGATTGGGCACACAAATGTGGTAGTTCCCAGGTCCAAACCTCTGATGCTAATTGCTCCCAAACCTCAAGAGAAGAAGGGCATGGGAATCCAATCAAGAATTGGTTCCCTTGCTTCTGGAAATATCCGGTCTTTACCTTCACAGCAGATGGTGAATCGACTCTCAATACCAAAGCCTAATTTAAATTCTACAGGAGTCAACATGATGTCCAATGTTCACCTACAGCAGAACAACTATGGGGTCAAATCTGTAGGCCAGAGCTATGGCGTTGGTCAGTCGATGAGACTGGGTCTGGCTGGCAATGCACCCGTCTCCATCCCTCAGCAGTCTCAGTCTGTGAAGCAGTTACTTCCAAGTGGAAATGGAAGATCTTACGGGCTTGGGTCAGAGCAGAGATCCCAGGCACCAGCACGATACTCCTTGCAGTCTGCTAATGCCTCTTCTCTCTCATCAGGCCAGTTAAAGGCTCCTTCCCTCGCCCAGTCCCAGGCATCCAGAGTGTTAGGTCAGTCCAGTTCCAAACCTCCGGTAGCTGCCACAGGCCCTCCCTCAGCCAATACTTCCTCAACCCAAAAGTGGAAAATATGTACAATCTGTAACGAGCTTTTTCCTGAAAATGTCTATAGTGtacactttgaaaaagaacataaaGCTGAGAAAGTCCCAGCAGTAGCCAACTACATCATGAAAATACACAATTTTACTAGCAAATGCCTCTACTGTAATCGCTATTTGCCCACCGATACCCTGCTTAACCATATGTTAATTCATGGTCTGTCTTGTCCATATTGCCGTTCAACATTCAATGATGTGGAAAAGATGGCAGCACACATGAGGATGGTTCACATTGATGAAGAGATGGGACCTAAAACAGATTCTACCTTGAGTTTTGATTTGACATTGCAACAGGGTAGTCACACTAACATTCATCTCCTTGTAACCACATACAACCTGAGGGATGCCCCAGCTGAATCTGTTGCTTACCATGCCCAAAATAACCCTCCAGTTCCTCCAAAGCCACAGCCAAAAGTTCAGGAAAAGGCAGACATCCCTGTTAAAAGTTCACCTCAAGCTGCAGTGCCCTATAAAAAAGATGTCGGCAAAACCCTTTGTCCTCTTTGCTTTTCAATCCTGAAAGGACCCATATCTGATGCACTTGCACATCACTTACGAGAGAGGCACCAAGTTATTCAGACGGTTCATCCAGTGGAGAAAAAGCTCACCTACAAATGTATCCATTGCCTTGGTGTGTACACCAGCAACATGACCGCCTCCACCATCACTCTGCATCTAGTTCACTGTAGGGGTGTTGGAAAGACCCAGAATGGCCAGGATAAGACAAATGCCCCCTCTCGGCTGAATCAGTCACCAGGCCTGGCACCTGTGAAGCGCACTTATGAGCAAGTGGAATTTCCATTGCTGAAAAAGCGAAAGTTAGAGGAGGATAGTGATTCGCCCAGCTTCTTTGAAGAGAAGCCTGAGGAACCTGTTGTTCTAGCTTTAGACCCCAAGGGTCATGAAGATGACTCCTACGAAGCCAGGAAAAGCTTCCTAACAAAGTATTTCAACAAACAGCCCTATCCCACCAGAAGAGAAATTGAGAAGCTGGCAGCCAGTTTATGGTTGTGGAAGAGTGACATTGCTTCCCATTTTAGTAACAAGAGGAAGAAGTGTGTCCGAGACTGTGAGAAGTATAAGCCTGGTGTGTTACTGGGCTTCAACATGAAAGAATTAAACAGAGTGAAGCATGAGATGGATTTTGATGCTGAGTGGCTATTTGAAAATCACGATGAGAAGGATTCCAGAGTTAATGCTAGTAAAACTGCTGACAAAAAGCTCAACCTTGGGAAGGAAGATGACAGTTCCTCAGACAGTTTTGAAAATTTGGAAGAAGAATCCAATGGAAGCGGTAGTCCTTTTGACCCTGTTTTTGAAGTGGACCCTAAAATCCCTAATGATAATCCAGAGGAGCACATACCGAAGGTGATTTCTGAAGATGCTCTAGGATCTGAAGAGAAGCTAGACCAAAAAGAGGATGGTTCAAAATATGAAACTATTCATTTGACTGAGGAACCAACCAAACTAGTGCATGACGTTTCTGATAGTGAGGTTGACCAAGATGATGTTGTTGAGTGGAAAGATGGTGCTTCTCCCTCTGAGAGTGGCCCTGGTTCCCAACAAGTGTCAGACTTTGAGGACAACACATGTGAAATGAAACCAGGAACCTGGTCTGATGAGTCTTCCCAGAGCGAAGATGCAAGGAGCAGTAAGCCAGCTGCCAAAAAAAAGGCTACCATGCAAGATGACAGAGAGCAGTTGAAATGGAAGAATAGTTCCTATGGAAAAGTTGAAGGGTTTTGGTCCAAGGACCAGTCACAGTGGAAGAATGCATCTGAAAATGATGAGCGCTTATCCAACCCACAGATTGAGTGGCAGAATAGCACAATTGACAGTGAGGACGGGGAACAGTTTGAGAATATGACTGATGGAGTAGCTGAGCCGATGCATGGCAGCTTAACCGGAGTTAAACTGAGCAGCCAGCAGGCGTAA